In a single window of the Massilia oculi genome:
- a CDS encoding metallophosphoesterase family protein produces MTRLRFTGAASCAAALSLALLAGCSPSDPSAPAATTPPVQTPDPTPTPPAPTPVAFMSDVHFQNVYGDFKNSQFAGIPTKDGKHATIRTMYAQLTSTRLFNENYFAFFAALDDAYAKGIRVVALPGDYTDDAQPMNVDGIAAIMREYQAKGMRFFLAPGNHDPVEPYDDNEAGKNDFLTKEGKEQKIFATGNPACVAKDPTVICTDQVMEQGTERLMTKMAEFGFMPNKADLLWETPFSKYTGGKYTYDEALAQAAVKNRQFEICLEGSGGAYKAAGEAKLGKAFTKCTEMIDSTYLVEPVKGLWLLSIDANVFVPNAKFDPAKPHDFKGYDGAGNAGWNKVITHKMFLMDYIKSVAARAKAQGKQLMAFSHYPTMDFYANQTSAMKAVFKSGAFQTARVPDQTVANAVAATGLRLHVGGHMHFNGTNDHQDAGGNYLVNVQSPSLAVYGAAYKIVTYKDQDTIDVQTMPLNTVPRFAELFPHYVVENDYLKGSSVPADAAKRWDRDILETRSYGEYTHQYFGELSRLRFMDEYWPCEMKEAAMALNGKQMLILSQLQTKVTLAQLKDVPGVVPLSASCAAAGTASGTAVAASTLAADWADATARADKLASAAGLRLDDFAGISAYDFYGDFHRTVYAGELALRDMGQQRVNQYKVLMAAFPATPAAIARVGDKPSDQNPVHVPFQNQFKQVFAILKGLGSAKPSDHFTVDLKGKKVSNASNNGLSFN; encoded by the coding sequence ATGACCCGTTTACGTTTCACCGGCGCCGCCTCCTGCGCCGCCGCGCTTTCACTGGCCCTGCTGGCCGGCTGCAGCCCCAGCGATCCATCCGCCCCCGCCGCGACCACGCCGCCGGTGCAGACGCCGGATCCGACGCCAACGCCTCCGGCGCCAACGCCGGTCGCCTTCATGAGCGACGTGCACTTCCAGAACGTCTATGGCGACTTCAAGAACAGCCAGTTCGCCGGCATCCCGACCAAGGACGGCAAGCACGCGACCATCCGCACGATGTACGCGCAGCTGACCTCGACCCGCCTGTTCAACGAGAACTACTTCGCCTTCTTCGCCGCACTGGATGACGCCTACGCCAAGGGCATCCGCGTCGTCGCCCTGCCGGGCGACTATACCGACGACGCCCAGCCGATGAACGTCGACGGCATCGCCGCCATCATGCGCGAATACCAGGCCAAGGGCATGCGCTTCTTCCTGGCGCCGGGCAACCACGATCCGGTCGAGCCCTACGACGACAACGAAGCCGGCAAGAACGACTTCCTGACCAAGGAAGGCAAGGAACAGAAGATCTTCGCCACCGGCAATCCGGCCTGCGTCGCCAAGGATCCGACCGTGATCTGCACCGACCAGGTCATGGAGCAAGGCACCGAACGCCTGATGACGAAGATGGCGGAATTCGGCTTCATGCCGAACAAGGCAGACCTGCTGTGGGAAACCCCGTTCAGCAAGTACACCGGCGGAAAATACACGTACGACGAAGCGCTGGCCCAGGCCGCGGTGAAGAACCGCCAGTTCGAGATCTGCCTCGAGGGTTCGGGCGGCGCCTACAAGGCGGCCGGTGAAGCCAAGTTGGGCAAGGCCTTCACCAAGTGCACCGAGATGATCGACAGCACCTACCTGGTGGAGCCGGTCAAGGGCCTGTGGCTGCTCTCGATCGACGCCAACGTCTTCGTCCCCAACGCGAAGTTCGATCCGGCCAAGCCGCACGACTTCAAGGGCTACGATGGCGCCGGCAACGCCGGCTGGAACAAGGTCATCACCCACAAGATGTTCCTGATGGACTACATCAAGTCGGTCGCCGCCCGCGCCAAGGCGCAAGGCAAGCAGCTGATGGCCTTCTCGCACTACCCGACCATGGACTTCTACGCCAACCAGACCTCGGCCATGAAGGCCGTGTTCAAGTCGGGCGCCTTCCAGACCGCGCGCGTGCCGGACCAGACCGTCGCCAATGCCGTGGCCGCGACCGGCCTGCGCCTGCACGTCGGCGGCCACATGCACTTCAACGGCACCAACGACCACCAGGATGCCGGCGGCAACTACCTGGTCAACGTCCAGTCGCCGTCGCTGGCGGTGTACGGCGCGGCCTACAAGATCGTCACCTATAAAGACCAGGACACGATCGACGTCCAGACCATGCCCCTGAACACGGTGCCGCGCTTCGCCGAACTGTTCCCGCACTACGTGGTCGAGAACGACTACCTGAAGGGCAGCTCGGTGCCCGCCGACGCCGCCAAGCGCTGGGACCGCGACATCCTCGAAACCCGGTCCTATGGCGAGTACACCCATCAGTACTTCGGCGAACTGTCGCGCCTGCGCTTCATGGACGAATACTGGCCATGCGAGATGAAAGAAGCGGCGATGGCCCTGAACGGCAAGCAGATGCTGATCCTGTCGCAGCTGCAGACGAAGGTGACGCTGGCCCAGCTGAAGGACGTTCCCGGCGTCGTGCCCCTGAGCGCATCCTGCGCCGCGGCCGGCACGGCGTCTGGCACCGCAGTGGCCGCCTCGACCCTCGCCGCCGACTGGGCCGACGCGACCGCCCGCGCCGACAAGCTGGCCAGCGCCGCCGGCCTGCGCCTGGACGACTTCGCCGGCATCTCGGCCTACGATTTCTACGGCGACTTCCACCGCACCGTGTATGCGGGCGAACTGGCGCTGCGCGACATGGGACAGCAGCGCGTGAACCAGTACAAGGTCTTGATGGCAGCATTCCCCGCCACCCCGGCGGCGATCGCCAGGGTGGGCGACAAGCCGTCCGACCAGAACCCGGTGCACGTGCCGTTCCAGAACCAGTTCAAGCAGGTGTTCGCCATCCTCAAGGGCCTGGGTTCGGCCAAGCCGAGCGACCACTTCACGGTGGACCTGAAAGGCAAGAAGGTCAGCAACGCCAGCAATAATGGCCTGAGCTTCAACTGA
- the infA gene encoding translation initiation factor IF-1 — protein sequence MAKEELIEMNGVVAEVLPDSRYRVDCENGHKLIAYTSGKMRKNHIRIIAGDQVSLELSPYDLSKGRITFRHLGKTGSGPRPPVNRAARR from the coding sequence ATGGCAAAAGAAGAACTCATCGAAATGAATGGCGTCGTCGCTGAGGTGCTGCCCGATTCGCGTTATCGCGTCGATTGCGAAAACGGCCACAAGCTGATCGCCTACACCTCGGGCAAGATGCGCAAGAACCACATCCGCATCATCGCCGGCGACCAGGTCAGCCTGGAACTGTCGCCCTACGACCTGAGCAAGGGCCGCATCACCTTCCGTCACCTCGGCAAGACCGGCAGCGGTCCGCGCCCGCCAGTGAACCGCGCGGCGCGCCGCTGA
- a CDS encoding glycine-rich domain-containing protein — translation MSINTEFSVFEALDLTPIKMKLMHAESGEGWSERRANAVEAEYRRFLFLMKKYPDDGASPTVDVDTFWHYHILDTMKYARDCEATFGFFLHHYPYVGMGAGADDGERERAGERMREIYEGEFGVVIKGDAAWCAFPGKQATQAGDTAWCAFPGKHAAQAGDTAWCAFPGKHAIQAGDTAWCAAPGKQAAQAADTAWCAAPGKQAARAGDTAWCAAPGKAAQAA, via the coding sequence ATGTCGATCAATACCGAATTCTCCGTGTTCGAAGCGCTTGACCTGACACCTATCAAAATGAAACTGATGCATGCGGAATCGGGCGAAGGCTGGTCCGAACGTCGTGCCAACGCGGTCGAGGCCGAGTACCGGCGCTTCTTGTTCCTGATGAAAAAATACCCGGACGACGGCGCTTCGCCGACGGTCGATGTCGACACGTTCTGGCACTACCACATCCTCGACACGATGAAGTACGCACGCGACTGCGAAGCGACCTTCGGCTTCTTCCTCCATCACTACCCCTACGTCGGGATGGGCGCCGGCGCCGATGATGGCGAACGCGAACGCGCCGGCGAGCGCATGCGTGAAATCTATGAAGGCGAATTCGGCGTGGTCATCAAGGGCGATGCGGCGTGGTGCGCATTCCCGGGCAAGCAAGCCACCCAGGCCGGCGACACCGCATGGTGCGCCTTCCCGGGCAAGCATGCCGCCCAGGCTGGCGACACCGCATGGTGCGCATTCCCGGGCAAGCATGCCATCCAGGCCGGCGACACCGCATGGTGCGCAGCGCCGGGCAAGCAAGCCGCCCAGGCTGCTGACACTGCCTGGTGCGCAGCGCCGGGCAAGCAAGCTGCCAGGGCTGGCGACACTGCCTGGTGCGCCGCCCCGGGCAAGGCCGCACAAGCCGCCTGA
- a CDS encoding MFS transporter, which yields MSTPGARIAAGSQAFRRINRAMAFGGFSIFALLYCVQPLMPLLGHDFRLSPAQSSLVLSVSTATLALALLGSSSVAERFGRKTVMVASMISGAVLTLACAFAASYTQLVAVRGLMGLMLGGLPAVAMAYLSDEIEPTSLGLSMGMYISGSAFGGMSGRVISAFISDVASWRVAVGLLGAAGLYAAWEFSRSLPPSRHGGALPARGRGFVDGLRIHLRDPGLPWLFALPFLLMGAFVSLYNYIGYRLLAPPFGLRQSAVGLLSLLYLLGVYSSMWAGKLADRLGRRNVLWLLMGVMIAGLLVTLVDSVVAVVLGVGLATFGFFAAHSVASSWVGRRAQPPQALASGIYLFFYYLGSSVVGWFTGYVYEHWAWPGVVALLGAILGIGLLIALRLRTLAPVPVR from the coding sequence ATGAGCACCCCCGGCGCACGCATCGCCGCCGGCAGCCAGGCCTTCCGGCGCATCAACCGCGCGATGGCGTTCGGGGGTTTTTCCATCTTCGCCCTGCTGTACTGCGTCCAGCCGCTGATGCCGCTGCTGGGCCATGACTTCCGGCTGTCGCCGGCCCAGAGCAGCCTGGTGCTGTCGGTGTCCACCGCCACCCTGGCGCTGGCGCTGCTGGGTTCTTCCAGCGTGGCCGAGCGCTTCGGCCGCAAGACGGTGATGGTGGCCTCGATGATCAGCGGCGCGGTGCTGACCCTGGCCTGCGCCTTCGCCGCCAGCTACACGCAGCTGGTCGCCGTGCGCGGCCTGATGGGCCTGATGCTGGGCGGCTTGCCGGCCGTGGCCATGGCCTACCTGAGCGACGAGATCGAGCCGACCTCGCTCGGCCTGTCGATGGGCATGTACATCAGCGGCAGCGCCTTCGGCGGCATGAGCGGGCGGGTGATCTCGGCCTTCATCAGCGATGTCGCGTCCTGGCGCGTGGCGGTCGGCCTGCTCGGCGCGGCCGGGCTGTACGCCGCCTGGGAATTCTCGCGCAGCCTGCCGCCATCGCGCCATGGCGGCGCGCTGCCGGCGCGCGGCCGCGGCTTCGTCGACGGCCTGCGCATCCATTTGCGCGACCCCGGCCTGCCGTGGCTGTTCGCGCTGCCGTTCCTGCTGATGGGGGCGTTCGTCAGCCTGTACAACTATATCGGCTACCGCCTGCTGGCGCCGCCGTTCGGGCTGCGCCAGAGCGCGGTCGGCCTGCTGTCGCTGCTCTACCTGCTGGGCGTCTATAGCTCGATGTGGGCCGGCAAGCTGGCCGACCGCCTGGGCCGGCGCAACGTGCTGTGGCTGCTGATGGGAGTGATGATCGCCGGCCTGCTGGTGACCCTGGTCGATTCGGTGGTCGCAGTGGTGCTGGGCGTGGGCCTGGCAACGTTCGGCTTCTTCGCCGCCCATTCGGTAGCCAGCAGCTGGGTCGGACGGCGCGCCCAGCCGCCGCAGGCGCTGGCCTCGGGCATCTACCTGTTCTTTTACTATCTCGGCTCGAGCGTGGTGGGGTGGTTCACCGGCTATGTATACGAGCACTGGGCCTGGCCCGGAGTGGTGGCGCTGCTGGGTGCGATCCTCGGCATCGGCCTGCTGATCGCGCTGCGCCTGCGCACCTTGGCGCCGGTGCCGGTGCGCTGA
- a CDS encoding sensor histidine kinase, whose amino-acid sequence MPPDRPTGMFAPATLATGLLLSLAFGAGAWFATSEAIESDAHARFRSMARASQYMIDARIKSYSDVLRGAAGLFRAAPDTSADQFRQYVQQLDIKRNFPGIEVINYARAVHTPGLAALNEELRGRLARRGVHHYQPLVAQPDRNTYTVLVYIEPLLPLSLTKLGMDLEARGATRRVLASARDSGLPSASGTRIELFSGPNQNGLALRLPVYRSDMPTDTVEGRRLAYIGSVGIGFGVARLVGGVLDEFPIRGARLILTELTAVTPEPGETPPRAMLYDSLASPERPAPAPPPDDNSVFATSLPIEFNQRIWRADFSVPKSVLYTRFDMYYPWLAAFAAGISTALLYAVFQILASSRRNALRMAEEMTRELRASQAKLQASHEKLRLLAAHAEQIKEGERKRIAREIHDDLAQNLLALKIEAEFLANRTRGGHRRLHARADATVRQIDVTIRSVRQIINDLRPNVLDLGLSAAVDWQVADFARRTGIECELVDDDGEHRIDDHSATAFFRILQESLNNVARHARATRIRIALQQQADMLTMTIRDNGVGMQPGSRNRHGSFGLVGIEERVGILGGSFSISSGLDAGTTVVVSIPVTPMFGSDDDAMYRGTRATVAAAA is encoded by the coding sequence ATGCCTCCAGATCGTCCTACCGGAATGTTCGCGCCGGCGACCCTTGCGACCGGGTTGCTGCTGTCGCTGGCATTCGGCGCCGGCGCCTGGTTCGCCACGTCCGAGGCGATCGAGAGCGATGCCCACGCGCGCTTTCGCAGCATGGCGCGCGCCTCCCAGTACATGATCGACGCCCGCATCAAGAGCTACAGCGACGTGTTGCGCGGCGCCGCCGGACTGTTCCGCGCCGCGCCCGACACCTCGGCCGACCAGTTCCGCCAGTACGTGCAGCAGCTGGACATCAAGCGCAACTTCCCGGGCATCGAAGTCATCAATTACGCGCGCGCCGTCCACACGCCAGGCCTGGCGGCGCTGAACGAGGAACTGCGTGGACGCCTCGCGCGGCGCGGCGTGCACCACTACCAGCCGCTGGTGGCCCAGCCCGACCGCAATACGTATACGGTGCTGGTCTATATCGAACCCCTGCTCCCGCTCTCGCTCACCAAGCTTGGCATGGACCTGGAGGCACGCGGCGCGACCCGGCGCGTGCTGGCCAGCGCGCGCGATTCCGGCTTGCCGAGCGCCTCGGGCACCCGCATCGAGCTGTTTTCGGGGCCCAACCAGAATGGCCTGGCGCTGCGCCTGCCGGTGTACCGCAGCGACATGCCGACCGACACGGTGGAGGGACGGCGCCTGGCCTATATCGGTTCGGTCGGCATCGGTTTCGGCGTGGCGCGCCTGGTGGGCGGGGTGCTCGACGAGTTCCCGATCCGGGGCGCGCGCCTGATCCTGACCGAGCTGACCGCGGTGACGCCCGAGCCCGGCGAGACGCCGCCACGCGCCATGCTGTACGACAGCCTGGCCAGCCCCGAGCGCCCCGCCCCGGCGCCGCCGCCGGACGACAACAGCGTGTTCGCGACCAGCCTGCCGATCGAATTCAACCAGCGCATCTGGCGCGCCGACTTCAGCGTCCCGAAGTCGGTGCTGTACACGCGCTTCGACATGTACTACCCCTGGCTGGCCGCGTTCGCCGCCGGCATCAGCACCGCCCTGCTCTACGCGGTGTTCCAGATCCTGGCCTCGTCGCGCCGCAACGCCCTGCGCATGGCCGAGGAAATGACGCGCGAACTGCGCGCCAGCCAGGCCAAGCTGCAGGCCAGCCACGAAAAACTGCGCCTGCTGGCGGCGCACGCCGAGCAGATCAAGGAAGGCGAGCGCAAGCGCATCGCGCGCGAGATCCATGACGACCTGGCGCAGAACCTGCTGGCGCTGAAGATCGAGGCCGAGTTCCTGGCCAACCGCACCCGCGGTGGCCACCGGCGCCTGCACGCGCGCGCCGACGCCACCGTGCGCCAGATCGACGTCACCATCCGCAGCGTGCGCCAGATCATCAACGACCTGCGCCCCAATGTGCTGGACCTGGGCCTGTCGGCGGCGGTGGACTGGCAGGTGGCCGATTTCGCGCGCCGCACCGGCATCGAGTGCGAACTGGTCGACGACGACGGCGAGCATCGCATCGACGACCACAGCGCCACCGCCTTCTTCCGCATCCTGCAGGAGTCGCTCAACAACGTGGCGCGTCATGCGCGCGCGACCAGGATCAGGATCGCCCTGCAGCAGCAGGCCGACATGCTGACCATGACGATCCGCGACAACGGCGTCGGCATGCAGCCGGGAAGCCGCAACCGCCACGGCTCGTTCGGCCTGGTCGGGATCGAGGAGCGGGTTGGCATCCTCGGCGGCTCGTTCTCCATCAGCAGCGGCCTCGACGCCGGCACCACGGTGGTGGTGTCGATTCCGGTCACGCCCATGTTCGGCAGCGACGACGATGCGATGTACCGGGGGACGCGGGCGACGGTGGCCGCGGCCGCCTGA
- a CDS encoding PKD domain-containing protein, with translation MHVSFHTVLSCLLCLLAPGLIGAASAQGAPGQVDGKKPHHPAPAKTTYRVINLAAGEVISASINASGQVAYSLTTDIFNEPINAYFYNGVSSQNIGSLTGPGNFARATGLTSSGQVVGVSLNAADDIRTFTWNAADGMTDIGTLPGADEALEPVINNKGVITAIAHNTATSFNRAFRWSALGGITDLGVLAPGPAESSYARAINDAGIIVGDSWAFGSDYHAFLWTFGTGMIDIHTNASNDSTPVGISAIGHVAGNYHVDGELWRGYVWTFGSGMVDLAPPAVRTEAFGMTSGGRITGQIGDPFIGSRAMTWTQGGGLVDLGTLGGAISSGRGANNKGQVVGGAQTGAGPVHAYVWTAREGMVDLNTRLKHAPPGIVLESALGIADNGYIVAVGNTGLVLLKPVSKSPCGCPHSVGPVMASGMVAVGAPLTASVGVAGDRPAARYGITWHWGDGNATRTASTPAASGAASAGATHSYTRPGIYTVTAKVVDGNGASVDVSRQIVAYQPGKGMAAGAGAFISPLAASKGPLRHTGKASFSFIAPAVDAQPASTAAFPQATPGALHFDAGDLDFVSKDVRRVATQGAQGRFEGSGALNGEGGYRFTLAATASHAAGGEPGRITLRIWHLDRATGKKVVAYDNSEAGDGPTRAALAGATGRDAGSLGGAGSALSEGSIALH, from the coding sequence ATGCACGTAAGTTTCCACACCGTCCTGTCTTGTCTACTATGCCTGCTCGCACCCGGGTTGATCGGCGCCGCGTCCGCCCAGGGCGCGCCCGGCCAGGTCGACGGCAAGAAGCCGCACCATCCCGCGCCCGCCAAGACCACCTACCGCGTCATCAACCTCGCCGCAGGCGAAGTCATCTCGGCCTCGATCAATGCCAGCGGCCAGGTCGCCTATTCGCTGACGACCGATATCTTCAACGAGCCCATCAACGCCTATTTCTACAATGGCGTCAGCTCGCAGAACATCGGCAGCCTTACCGGTCCCGGCAATTTTGCCCGCGCCACCGGGCTCACCAGTTCCGGCCAGGTGGTCGGGGTCTCCCTCAATGCCGCCGACGACATCCGCACCTTCACCTGGAACGCCGCGGACGGCATGACCGACATCGGCACCCTGCCCGGGGCCGACGAAGCCCTCGAGCCGGTCATCAACAACAAGGGCGTGATCACGGCCATCGCCCACAACACCGCCACCAGCTTCAACCGCGCCTTCCGCTGGAGCGCCCTGGGTGGCATCACCGACCTCGGCGTACTGGCGCCGGGACCGGCCGAGTCGTCGTATGCCCGCGCGATCAACGACGCAGGCATCATCGTCGGCGACTCCTGGGCCTTCGGCAGCGACTACCATGCCTTTCTCTGGACCTTCGGCACCGGCATGATCGACATCCACACCAATGCCAGCAACGACTCGACCCCGGTCGGCATCAGCGCCATCGGCCATGTGGCCGGCAACTACCACGTCGACGGCGAGCTCTGGCGCGGCTACGTCTGGACCTTCGGCAGCGGCATGGTGGACCTCGCCCCGCCCGCCGTGCGCACCGAGGCCTTCGGCATGACTTCCGGCGGACGCATCACCGGCCAGATCGGCGACCCTTTCATCGGTTCGCGCGCCATGACCTGGACCCAGGGTGGCGGCCTGGTCGACCTGGGCACGCTCGGCGGCGCCATCTCGTCCGGGCGCGGCGCCAACAACAAGGGGCAAGTGGTCGGCGGCGCCCAGACCGGCGCCGGCCCGGTCCATGCCTATGTCTGGACCGCCAGGGAAGGCATGGTCGACCTGAACACGCGCCTGAAGCACGCACCGCCCGGCATCGTGCTCGAAAGCGCGCTGGGTATCGCCGACAACGGCTACATCGTCGCCGTGGGCAATACCGGCCTGGTGCTGCTCAAGCCCGTGAGCAAGTCGCCCTGCGGCTGCCCGCATAGCGTGGGCCCGGTCATGGCGAGCGGGATGGTGGCGGTGGGCGCGCCGCTGACGGCGTCGGTCGGCGTCGCCGGCGACCGTCCGGCCGCGCGCTATGGCATCACCTGGCACTGGGGCGACGGCAATGCCACGCGGACGGCGAGCACGCCGGCCGCGAGCGGCGCCGCCAGCGCCGGCGCTACCCACAGCTATACCCGTCCCGGCATCTATACGGTGACGGCGAAGGTCGTCGACGGCAACGGCGCCAGCGTGGACGTCAGCCGCCAGATCGTCGCCTACCAGCCGGGCAAGGGGATGGCGGCCGGCGCCGGCGCCTTCATCTCGCCGCTGGCGGCCAGCAAGGGGCCCCTTCGCCATACGGGCAAGGCGAGCTTCAGCTTCATCGCGCCGGCGGTCGATGCCCAGCCGGCAAGCACGGCGGCGTTCCCGCAAGCGACGCCGGGCGCGCTGCACTTCGATGCCGGCGACCTCGATTTCGTGAGCAAGGACGTCAGGCGGGTCGCAACGCAGGGCGCCCAGGGCCGGTTCGAAGGCAGCGGCGCCCTCAATGGTGAAGGAGGCTACCGGTTCACGCTGGCCGCGACCGCATCGCATGCCGCCGGCGGCGAACCGGGCCGTATCACGCTCAGGATCTGGCATCTCGACCGGGCCACGGGCAAGAAAGTGGTCGCCTACGATAACAGTGAGGCCGGCGACGGGCCCACCCGCGCGGCACTGGCCGGCGCGACCGGCCGCGACGCTGGCTCTTTGGGCGGCGCCGGCAGCGCCCTGTCCGAAGGCAGCATCGCCTTGCACTAG
- a CDS encoding glutamine--tRNA ligase/YqeY domain fusion protein gives MSNDKNTPASGNAPSSNFVRAIVESDLAAGTHQRDGLPPVITRFPPEPNGYLHIGHAKSICLNFGLARDYAGLCHLRFDDTNPEKEDQEYVDTIMDSVKWLGFSWERDGQEHLYYASDYFEQLYKMAEYLIEKGYAYVDSQSAEDMAKNRGNFGTPGTNSPFRDRPAAESLQLFRDMRAGKYKDGEHILRAKMSEDAMASPVMTNRDPALYRIRHAHHHRTGDAWCIYPMYDYTHPISDAIENITHSLCTLEFQDHRPFYDWLVETLAEGGFFKKPVPRQYEFARLNLTYVVTSKRKLRALVDDGTVTGWDDPRMPTIVGLRRRGYTPESIQLFCERIGVSKADGWIDMGTLEGALRDDLDPKAPRAIAVLRPLKLIVDNFPEGESVECSSPVHPHHPELGKRTFPFTRELWIEQEDFMETPTKGYFRFTPPVGDQPGSRVRLKYGYVVECTGYDKDADGNVTAVHVKYFEDSKSGTPGADNYKVKGNITWVSAAGALEAEVRLYDRLFLDPQPDAGGKDFKSVLNPNALETVTAYLEPGMKDAVADQRFQFERHGYFVADRVDSKPGKPVFNRVTTLKDSWGK, from the coding sequence ATGAGCAACGACAAGAATACCCCGGCGTCGGGCAATGCACCGTCGTCGAACTTCGTCCGTGCGATCGTCGAATCCGACCTGGCCGCTGGCACCCACCAGCGCGATGGCCTGCCGCCGGTCATCACCCGCTTTCCGCCGGAGCCGAACGGCTACCTGCACATCGGCCATGCCAAATCGATCTGCCTGAACTTCGGCCTGGCGCGCGACTACGCGGGCCTGTGCCACCTGCGCTTCGACGACACCAATCCCGAGAAGGAAGACCAGGAATACGTCGACACCATCATGGACAGCGTCAAGTGGCTCGGCTTCTCGTGGGAACGCGATGGCCAGGAACACCTGTACTACGCCAGCGACTATTTCGAGCAGCTGTACAAGATGGCCGAGTACCTGATCGAGAAGGGCTACGCCTACGTCGACAGCCAGAGCGCCGAGGACATGGCGAAGAACCGCGGCAACTTCGGCACGCCCGGCACCAACTCGCCGTTCCGCGACCGCCCGGCCGCGGAATCGCTGCAGCTGTTCCGCGACATGCGGGCCGGCAAGTACAAGGACGGCGAGCACATCCTGCGCGCCAAGATGAGCGAGGATGCGATGGCGTCCCCGGTCATGACCAACCGCGACCCGGCCCTGTACCGCATCCGCCATGCGCACCACCACCGCACGGGCGACGCCTGGTGCATCTACCCGATGTACGACTATACGCACCCGATCTCGGATGCGATCGAGAACATCACGCACTCGCTGTGCACCCTGGAATTCCAGGACCATCGACCGTTCTACGACTGGCTGGTCGAGACCCTGGCCGAAGGCGGCTTCTTCAAGAAGCCGGTGCCGCGCCAGTACGAGTTCGCACGGCTGAACCTGACGTACGTTGTCACCTCCAAGCGCAAACTCCGCGCGCTGGTCGACGACGGCACCGTGACCGGCTGGGACGACCCGCGCATGCCCACCATCGTCGGCCTGCGCCGCCGCGGCTACACGCCGGAATCGATCCAGCTGTTCTGCGAGCGCATCGGCGTCTCGAAGGCCGACGGCTGGATCGACATGGGCACGCTGGAAGGCGCGCTGCGCGACGACCTGGATCCGAAGGCGCCGCGCGCCATCGCCGTGCTGCGTCCCTTGAAGCTGATCGTCGATAACTTCCCGGAAGGCGAGTCGGTGGAATGCTCGTCGCCGGTCCATCCGCACCATCCGGAACTGGGCAAGCGCACCTTCCCGTTCACGCGCGAGCTGTGGATCGAGCAGGAAGACTTCATGGAAACCCCGACCAAGGGTTACTTCCGCTTCACCCCACCGGTGGGCGACCAGCCGGGCAGCCGCGTGCGCCTGAAGTACGGCTATGTGGTCGAGTGCACCGGCTACGACAAGGATGCCGACGGTAACGTGACCGCCGTGCACGTGAAGTACTTCGAGGATTCGAAGTCGGGCACGCCGGGCGCCGACAACTACAAGGTCAAGGGCAATATCACCTGGGTCAGCGCGGCGGGCGCCCTCGAAGCCGAGGTGCGCCTGTACGACCGCCTGTTCCTCGATCCGCAGCCCGACGCCGGCGGCAAGGACTTCAAGTCGGTGCTCAATCCGAACGCCCTGGAGACCGTGACCGCCTACCTCGAGCCGGGCATGAAGGATGCGGTGGCCGACCAGCGCTTCCAGTTCGAGCGCCATGGTTATTTCGTCGCCGACCGCGTCGACTCCAAGCCGGGCAAGCCGGTGTTCAACCGCGTGACGACGCTGAAGGATAGCTGGGGCAAGTAA
- a CDS encoding DnaJ domain-containing protein — MENLYAILGVAPNASDDEIKKVYRSLAMRYHPDRNSAPGAEARFKAVTKAYEILSDRAKREEYNQSVNHRIVLDAEAEAFELWRSLFALNGVNLPAN, encoded by the coding sequence TTGGAAAATTTATATGCGATCCTCGGCGTCGCGCCGAACGCCAGCGACGACGAGATCAAGAAAGTCTACCGCTCGCTGGCCATGCGCTACCACCCGGACCGCAACAGTGCGCCCGGCGCGGAAGCGCGTTTCAAGGCCGTCACCAAGGCCTACGAGATCCTCTCGGACCGCGCCAAACGCGAGGAATACAACCAGAGCGTGAACCACCGCATCGTGCTGGACGCCGAGGCCGAGGCTTTCGAGCTGTGGCGCTCGCTGTTCGCGCTCAATGGCGTGAACCTGCCGGCGAACTGA